The following are encoded together in the Peromyscus leucopus breed LL Stock chromosome 1, UCI_PerLeu_2.1, whole genome shotgun sequence genome:
- the LOC114696722 gene encoding inositol 1,4,5-trisphosphate receptor-interacting protein, whose amino-acid sequence MALGLFRVCLVVVTAIINHPLLFPRENATVPENEEEIIRKMQEHQEKLQLEQLRLEEEVSRLVAEKEALQQAEEEGQQQSEAHTAWDLWSTLCMILFLIIEIWRQDHQDGPFPECLGGDEDELSGLGGSPLRGLPLPNKATLGHFYEHCIRSATGDATRTREFVEGFVDDLLEALRSVCNRDTDMEMEDFIGVDSMYENWQVERPLLCQLFVPFIPPEPYSFQPELWCSSLSVPLDRQGYGQIKVTLADGDPLGCICDKTKLGEDMLCLLHGRNSGVQPSGGGSEEMEDLLCSRESSYLDAMQVMKWFQVALTRAWHRISHKYEFDLAFGQLDTPGSLKIKFRSGKFMPFILTPVIQCNDSDLFFIPQLPREPCRGTPASSTDWLLSFAVYERQFLRMTAKALPEGACHLSCLQIASFLLSKQSRLTGPSGLSNYHLKTALLHLLLSRRAADWKGSQLDVRLQELFCFLERSLLEKKLHHFFVGNRKVPEAMGLPEVVRRAEPINLFRPFVLQRTLYRSTVDSFYEMLKNAPTLISEYSLHVPSDHASPPPKAVAL is encoded by the coding sequence ATGGCCCTGGGGCTTTTCCGGGTATGTCTGGTGGTGGTGACGGCCATCATTAACCACCCCCTGCTGTTCCCCCGGGAGAATGCCACAGTTCCCGAGAATGAGGAGGAGATCATTCGCAAGATGCAGGAACACCAGGAAAAGCTGCAGCTGGAGCAGCTGCGCCTGGAGGAAGAGGTGTCGCGGCTGGTGGCCGAGAAGGAGGCCCTGCagcaggcagaagaggaaggCCAGCAGCAGTCAGAGGCCCACACGGCCTGGGACCTTTGGAGCACTCTCTGCATGATCCTCTTCCTGATCATTGAGATATGGCGGCAGGACCACCAGGACGGGCCCTTTCCAGAGTGCCTGGGTGGAGATGAGGATGAGCTGTCTGGACTGGGGGGCAGCCCACTGCGGGGCCTTCCCCTGCCCAAtaaggccaccctgggccacTTCTACGAGCACTGTATCCGGAGTGCCACAGGTGATGCCACCCGCACCCGGGAGTTTGTGGAAGGCTTCGTGGATGACCTGCTGGAAGCTCTGAGGAGTGTCTGCAACCGAGATACTGATATGGAGATGGAGGACTTCATTGGCGTGGACAGCATGTATGAAAACTGGCAAGTGGAGAGGCCACTGCTGTGCCAACTGTTTGTGCCCTTCATACCCCCAGAGCCCTACAGCTTCCAGCCAGAGCTCTGGTGCTCCAGCCTTTCAGTGCCCCTGGATCGTCAGGGCTACGGTCAGATCAAGGTGACTCTGGCTGACGGGGACCCTTTAGGCTGTATCTGCGACAAGACTAAGCTCGGGGAAGACATGCTGTGTCTCCTCCACGGCAGGAATAGTGGGGTGCAGCCCAGTGGTGGTGGAAGTGAAGAGATGGAGGATTTGCTGTGCTCCAGAGAGTCCTCGTACCTAGACGCCATGCAGGTCATGAAGTGGTTCCAGGTGGCTCTCACCAGAGCCTGGCACCGCATCTCCCACAAATATGAGTTTGACCTTGCCTTTGGCCAGCTAGACACCCCAGGGTCTCTCAAAATCAAGTTCCGCTCAGGGAAGTTCATGCCCTTCATCCTGACTCCTGTGATCCAGTGTAATGACTCAGACCTGTTCTTTATCCCACAACTTCCCAGGGAGCCCTGCCGGGGAACCCCAGCCTCCAGCACTGACTGGCTCCTGTCCTTTGCCGTCTATGAGCGACAGTTCCTCCGGATGACAGCGAAGGCTTTGCCGGAGGGTGCCTGCCACCTCAGCTGTCTGCAGATCGCCTCCTTCTTGCTCTCCAAGCAGAGCCGCCTGACCGGCCCCAGTGGGCTGAGCAACTACCACCTAAAGACTGCCCTGCTGCACCTCCTGCTGTCCCGGCGGGCTGCTGACTGGAAGGGCAGCCAGCTGGACGTGCGCCTGCAGGAgctcttctgcttcctggagaGGAGCCTCCTGGAGAAGAAGCTCCACCACTTCTTTGTGGGCAACCGCAAGGTGCCTGAGGCTATGGGACTCCCAGAGGTTGTGCGCAGAGCCGAGCCTATCAACCTCTTCCGGCCCTTCGTTCTGCAGCGAACTCTTTACCGCAGCACAGTGGACTCCTTCTATGAAATGCTTAAGAATGCCCCAACGCTCATTAGCGAATATTCCCTCCATGTCCCTTCAGACCATGCCAGCCCACCACCCAAAGCTGTCGCCTTGTAG